The DNA region GCATCAAATTGCTATTGCTACTAGGCACATTGGCATTAGCTATCCATGCTCGCTTTTTTATCATCCCCAACCTCACCTCTGAAACCTTGAATTCTTTAGCATTCCATATTGTGGGTGTGACGACCCTCGCTGTTTTATTTGTCATCATGGGAGCAGGCATTCGCTTGGGCGGACTCACCTAATTTTCACCTTATCTCACTGGGTATCTCTGCAATGAAGATAGGAGACGGCCATGACCCTTTCTAATCCCGACACAACTACTAAACCTGGAGCGGTTACATCCTCGTCTTCATCCCGTGCTCGGACTTGGTATCGTCCAGTTGTTTCTCCGGAACATGGAGTGTATGTGATTTTGTTGGTGTCTTTTATCACGGGAGCTGCTGCCGCTCAACGATGGACATTCTTAACCACATTGGCTTTAGTTTGTGCATTTGCTGGGTTTCAGGCAGAGCATCCTTTGGTGTTGCAAATTAAACAACGACGCAGTTGGAAGCCTCGATTGCTCTTGTGGGGGAGCCTTTATGCTGGGCTATCGTTGGGTGCTGCCATGTATTTATATCTACAAGTTCCCTCATTGTTATGGATCTATCTAGGGGCGATCGCCGCTTTGATTATTGATAGCATTGCCGTGTTTTATCGTCGACAAAAGACCGTATTCAATGAAATTTTAACGTTCGCTGCCGTTTGTTTAGCCGTCCCGTTTACCTATGTTGCTACCACTGGCACTTGGACAATCTCTCTCTTCGGTCTGTGGTGTCTCAATACCTTGTTTTTTAGCAGCACTATTTTTACGGTAAAGTTGCGCAAGCCAAAGACTGCTTCACTCATTCCGGCCATGATTTACCATGCGGTCGCCAGTTTGATCATTTTAGGACTGTGGTGGATTGGTTGGTTAGCAAGCCTAAGTGCGATCACCTTTACCATTGTTCTCGCGAAATTTAGCTTGATTCTCTGGCAACGGGATTGGTACAAAACGACTCAGATCAAAAATGTTGCCTTTTTAGAAACAATCACTGCAATCTTATTTTTAGCCACCACGGCCATCTCCCTATTACCTGCCCATCTTGCCCAATGATCTTGGACTTACTGAAGTCTTTTCCTCATTGATTTACCAGACTTTGATTTGCATACGATATTGAGCTAAAAACTCGATTTAATACATCGTATTGCCATGTTTCGGTTCAGCCGGAATTGATGGCTTGAAGAGAGGATACAAAAAGATGTAATTGCCCTACGCCTAGGAAATACTTGATATGGGTAATTGGATACAGAATGTCGTAGATTGGCCTAACTCGGATTGAACGGTGAGGCTGCCGCCATGTTTTTTAACAATAATTTGATGGGCGATCGCCAGCCCTAGCCCAGTGCCTTGACCCGCTTTTTTAGTGGTAAACAAATGCTCGAAAATCTTATCTTGTACCGTCTCAGAAATGCCGCGACCATTATCTGAAATGGTGATTTTGACTTGATTATTGTCTACCTCTGTGCGAATCGTAATTTGAGGTGAACACTTCTCGATGTCTGCAAAATGAGAGTGAAGATTAGCTTCGTCTAAAGCATCAATGGCATTTGCCAAAATGTTCATAAAGACTTGGTTTAATTGTCCAGGGAAACAATCAATAGGCGGAATGTCACCATAGTCGCTAATAACTTTAATTTCAGGACGTTCAGGATTTGCTTTGAGACGATGGCGCAGAATTAAAATGGTACTTTCCATGCCTTCGTGAATATCAAAACGTTGCTTTTGATCTGTGTCAGCACGAGAAAAGACACGCAAACTTTTACTAATAGATGTGATGCGATCGCCACTATCTTCCATGGCTCGAATCAGTTTGGGTAAATCTTCGCGTACATACTCTAGATCGACAGCTTCCAATTCTTCTTTGAGCCCATCGCTGGGATGAGGAAGTTCTTCGGCATAGAGATCGAGCAACCCGAGTAAATCACTGATGTATTCCTGAGTGGCCCCGACATTGCCGAGAATGCAACCAACAGGATTATTAATTTCATGGGCAACCCCCGCCACTAAGCCACCTAAGGCTGACATTTTTTCACTCTGTACCAGTTTTAATTGGGCTTGCTGTAAATCTGTTAATGTCTGCTGCACCTTTCCATATAGCCGCGCATTTTCTAAAGAAATAGCCGCCTGAGTGCAGAGGATGTTGATCGTCTGGATCCGTTCTTCTGTAAACACCCCTCTAGTCAAACGATTTTTGAGATATAAAATGCCAATGAGGCTACCTTGGTTGAGTAGCGGCATGCACAAAACACTTTTGGGTTGACGCTGGATGAGGTAGTTATCAATGACAGGTAAGTCCGTTTCTAAATCATCGATGACAATAATCTCCTGCGTATTTTTAACGTATTGAATAAGTTTGACTGGAAGGTCGGGATTATTATCGAGGGGAGTTGTACAAAGCTGGAGTTCTTCTGGGGTGGCGATCGCTCTGACTTGCCACTCGTTAGCTTCACTCGGCAAAATTAAGGCGCAGCGATCGCCACCAGAATTTTGCAAAATAATCCGAGTGACCTCGGTAAGTAAGGCATTGAGGTCAATGTTACTGGCGATCGCTTGAGAGGCTTTAAAGATAGCCTGTTGGTCTAACGTTGCATTGATGGAGTAACTCGTATTCGATTGCGCTCTCGTCTGCACGCCAACATAGCGATTAATCATTGAAGTAGAAACTGAATCGCTCCCAGTGCTTTGTGCTGGTCTAGAAATCCGAGGGGATTGGGTTTCAATCTGAATCGTCTTGGCTCCAGCCCCCCAACGGGCATAGCCATAAAAAGCCTCTTGGATATGGGGCATCGCAAAGCTATCCTTACCCTGTTGGTGGTAAAGCCGAGCCGCAAATTCATGGATGAGTGCTTCTTCTTGCATAAATCCATTAGTGTGCGCTTCGTCGATTGCCCGATGATATAAGTCCATTGCACCGAGGCGATCGCCTTTTACTCGGCAGCATTCAGCTTTTACCAACAAATATTTATGCAGGAAATTTTCTGGGCAACTATCAACCCAAATTTTGAGCTGTTTTTGATTTGCCTCAATCCATTCCCAACGCTTGTGTTCAAGATCTGATGCCTCGTCAAATTCCGTGTTTAGAAGAACGAGGGAGCCATAGTAAAAGTAGTAGCTATGGGTTGGAAAGCCCACTAGAGAAGACACTATCGGTTGAAGCTGCTGAAAAAATTGCCACCCTTTCTCAAAGTCTTCGATGATGCAGCAGCGATGCATTTCCAATGAGTAGTGAATGGCTAACCCCAACTGATTACGAGATATCTCCCCTGCTCGGATAACAGCTTGGGCTTCGGTAATAATTTCTGTTTGTTCCGGGCTAGTGGTATTGGCAGCGACTAACTGTTGCACAAAAATCTGGGCACCTGCCAGTGCAATTCGGAGCATCTCACTATCTACCTGTTTTTCAACAGCGTCATAGCTCGGCAGAATAGTATTCGCTAAACTCCCTAAGTCTTCTCCTTGGAAGAGGAGATTCAAGACACTGCCAAAGAGGTTATAGGCTGCATACTGGGTTTCTCCTGCTTCCATCCCGGCTAAAAAACTGTCGTTATTGACCTTCGAGGAACCTGCAATTGGTCGAGCCCAAGGATGGGCAAATGAGCCAAGCATGAGTCCCGCTTGACATTGCATCGCCTTACTATTGAATCGATGGGCTAGCTCAACCCCCATTTCAGCAAAAGTATAGCCTCGTTGATAGTCACCCTGAATTGAGCCGAGCAGCATACCGTAGTTGGCATAGGATTTAGATGATTCTGCAATGTTGCCATATTCGATAGAGTAACGAGTTCCGAGGAGACCGACTAACGCATAGAGGCTATTTCTGCCCGTAATGTAGACTGGCGGATCAATCGCCACTAATAACTTAATTGCGGCTTGGATTTTGAGGGGTGGGACTTGATCATTGTGTTCTAATAAGTCATAGATGTGGCGATCGCCCATCATTTCAGCTAAGCGAATAAACTCTTGCTCAACTAGTGCTGGAATATTGTCCTCTTGGATGTCAATGTCCAAATCTCGCAGCCCTGTTAAACCCCAATCAATCGCCTCAGCATAGCGCCCTTGCAAACAACAGCCGACTAACTGTAAGACACAAATTTCGGCGCGATCGGTTGCTGATGTAATCTCTGCAAAGGCTTTGTCTGTAGTTTGTTCCAACTCCACATAGTTCGCACTACTCAGTTGAGCTGACCCCAATGCTTGATAGAGAGACAGTGTCAGATCATAGTGATGTTGCCATCCTTCATCCCCCAATAGCTCGATACCCGTTTTACAGTAATCAATAGTGGCATCGTAAGCCGTTGAATTAAGAGCCTTCTGGGCGGCGGCTAAGTTCAGCTGGATGAGTTGTCGCTGTTCATCGTCGTCCACTAAAAAATCGCGACCGAAATTAAGATAACCCACCACATTGAAGAGGAGGGCATCGTCGTTTGCTTCATTCATACAGGCCAGTAGCAACTGACCGATGTGATACTGAGTTGCTACTTTTTCGGCCTCAGGGATTAAGGCGTAAGCCGCCTGTTGTACACGATCATGTAAAAATTGATAGCCCACTGCTAGCTTGTCTACGGTGGGGATGCAATCATCATGGTTCTGAAAAAATTTGTAAGTTTCACTTTCTGGAATCACCAACCCTTCTTTTAGGGCGGCCCATAACGCAGTGGCGACCTCCTCTTGACTTTGCTCACACACCACAGCCAGTGTTACCAAGTCAAAACGACTACCGATGCAAGCTGCAAGCTTTAACACTGTTTGAGTTGCACTGCTTAGTCTTTTCAGCCGACTCACCATAAAAGCCACCACATCATTAGTGAGTGCTAAGGCTCTGACCTGGGCGATATCGCATTGCCAACATCCCCCCTCTGCTGAATAGGCAATAAAACCATCTTCATGCAAGCCTTGCAAAAATTGCGTCGTAAAAAATGGATTACCTTGGGCTTTTTGGAATACTAATTTAGCTAATGCTAGTGCCGATTCTTGGGAGCATAGTAATGTATCCGCGATTAGGCTCGTAATATCGTCTAGATCTAGAGGGGCTAACGTAATGGTTCCAATATTTGCTCCCTTTTGAAGCATCTCTTCCAAAGTGAGCATCAACGGATGAGCTGGGGAAACCTCATTGTCCCGATAGGCTCCAAGCACCAATAGGTAGCCTGCATCTGAGTCTCCCATTAAGAGTTTGACCAACCCCAAAGAAGCCGAATCTGCCCATTGCAGATCATCTAGGAAAATGACTAGGGGATGTTCTTTCGTGGTGAAGACTCGCACAAATTGACTAAAGAGGCGATTAAATCGATTTTGTGCGGCGATGCCGGATAGTTCGGGCAAGGGAGGCTGTTCACCAATGATTGTCGCTAGTTCTGGGATGACATCAATGATGACTTGACCATTTTCGCCCACAGCTTCAAGGATTTTTGTCCGCCAGCGGGTGAGGTCAGTATCAGATTCTCCTAAAAGCTGTCCCATTAAGCTACGGAAGGCTTGGACAAAGGCTGAAAAGGGAGTGCTACGGTTAAATTGGTCAAATTTTCCTTTGATAAAGTAACCGTTCTGGCGGGTAATCGGCTTATGAACTTCATTGATGACTGCTGTTTTACCAATCCCTGAGAAGCCTGCTACCAGCATCATTTCGGTTTGACCCTGGGCAACGCGTTCAAAGGCATTGAGTAAGGTTTTTGTTTCGGCTTCGCGTCCGTAGAGCTTTTCGGGAATGAGGAAGCGATCGCTGACGTCCCTTAGTCCTAAGCAAAATTCAGCAATCTCTTCTTGTTTTTTCCATTGTGTGAGGCATTGTTCTAGATCGTATTTCAGACCCAGAGCACTCTGATAGCGGTCTTCCGCATTTTTTTGCATCAGTTTTGCCACGAGCGCTGCCACCATGGTTGGTATGTTTGGATTGGCCTCAGCGATGGGAGTGGGTTGCTGTGCCATATGGCAATGGATAAGTTCTAGCGGCTCGTCGCTATGGAAAGGTAATTGCCCAGTCAATAGCTGGTATAGCGTTACCCCGAGGGCATAGAAATCAGTACGATAATCAATTGCTCGGTTCATCCGGCCCGTTTGCTCTGGGGCAAGATAGGCGAGGGTGCCTTCTAGGCTTTTGGGACTTTGGAGTGCCTGGGTTTCTTTGGGCAGTAGAGAGGCGATGCTAAAGTCAATTAGCTTTATTGTTTTTGACTCAGGATGAATCAGAATATTGGCAGGTTTGATGTCTTTATGAATAACTCGATGCTGATGAAGGTCGTGAAGAATATCGGCGAGTTGGCTGGCGATCGCCAGCACATCAGTTAGATCTAAGGTTTGCTCTTGAAGGAAAGTGTCTAGGGAAATACCACCCCAATCCTCCATCACCAGCACATAGCTATTATCTATGGCCTCTAAACTAAGGGGCTTGATAATGCCTGAAATCGGCAGGTTGGCAGTGATCGTATATTGATTGCGAAACTGAACGAGTTCTTTAAAACTCGGGTAATCTCGCTGTAATACTTTG from [Leptolyngbya] sp. PCC 7376 includes:
- a CDS encoding YwiC-like family protein gives rise to the protein MTLSNPDTTTKPGAVTSSSSSRARTWYRPVVSPEHGVYVILLVSFITGAAAAQRWTFLTTLALVCAFAGFQAEHPLVLQIKQRRSWKPRLLLWGSLYAGLSLGAAMYLYLQVPSLLWIYLGAIAALIIDSIAVFYRRQKTVFNEILTFAAVCLAVPFTYVATTGTWTISLFGLWCLNTLFFSSTIFTVKLRKPKTASLIPAMIYHAVASLIILGLWWIGWLASLSAITFTIVLAKFSLILWQRDWYKTTQIKNVAFLETITAILFLATTAISLLPAHLAQ
- a CDS encoding ATP-binding sensor histidine kinase, whose protein sequence is MTAIDNRSNVKPEIAGFNIVEQLYLGSRTAVYRARQSGSNNPVILKVLQRDYPSFKELVQFRNQYTITANLPISGIIKPLSLEAIDNSYVLVMEDWGGISLDTFLQEQTLDLTDVLAIASQLADILHDLHQHRVIHKDIKPANILIHPESKTIKLIDFSIASLLPKETQALQSPKSLEGTLAYLAPEQTGRMNRAIDYRTDFYALGVTLYQLLTGQLPFHSDEPLELIHCHMAQQPTPIAEANPNIPTMVAALVAKLMQKNAEDRYQSALGLKYDLEQCLTQWKKQEEIAEFCLGLRDVSDRFLIPEKLYGREAETKTLLNAFERVAQGQTEMMLVAGFSGIGKTAVINEVHKPITRQNGYFIKGKFDQFNRSTPFSAFVQAFRSLMGQLLGESDTDLTRWRTKILEAVGENGQVIIDVIPELATIIGEQPPLPELSGIAAQNRFNRLFSQFVRVFTTKEHPLVIFLDDLQWADSASLGLVKLLMGDSDAGYLLVLGAYRDNEVSPAHPLMLTLEEMLQKGANIGTITLAPLDLDDITSLIADTLLCSQESALALAKLVFQKAQGNPFFTTQFLQGLHEDGFIAYSAEGGCWQCDIAQVRALALTNDVVAFMVSRLKRLSSATQTVLKLAACIGSRFDLVTLAVVCEQSQEEVATALWAALKEGLVIPESETYKFFQNHDDCIPTVDKLAVGYQFLHDRVQQAAYALIPEAEKVATQYHIGQLLLACMNEANDDALLFNVVGYLNFGRDFLVDDDEQRQLIQLNLAAAQKALNSTAYDATIDYCKTGIELLGDEGWQHHYDLTLSLYQALGSAQLSSANYVELEQTTDKAFAEITSATDRAEICVLQLVGCCLQGRYAEAIDWGLTGLRDLDIDIQEDNIPALVEQEFIRLAEMMGDRHIYDLLEHNDQVPPLKIQAAIKLLVAIDPPVYITGRNSLYALVGLLGTRYSIEYGNIAESSKSYANYGMLLGSIQGDYQRGYTFAEMGVELAHRFNSKAMQCQAGLMLGSFAHPWARPIAGSSKVNNDSFLAGMEAGETQYAAYNLFGSVLNLLFQGEDLGSLANTILPSYDAVEKQVDSEMLRIALAGAQIFVQQLVAANTTSPEQTEIITEAQAVIRAGEISRNQLGLAIHYSLEMHRCCIIEDFEKGWQFFQQLQPIVSSLVGFPTHSYYFYYGSLVLLNTEFDEASDLEHKRWEWIEANQKQLKIWVDSCPENFLHKYLLVKAECCRVKGDRLGAMDLYHRAIDEAHTNGFMQEEALIHEFAARLYHQQGKDSFAMPHIQEAFYGYARWGAGAKTIQIETQSPRISRPAQSTGSDSVSTSMINRYVGVQTRAQSNTSYSINATLDQQAIFKASQAIASNIDLNALLTEVTRIILQNSGGDRCALILPSEANEWQVRAIATPEELQLCTTPLDNNPDLPVKLIQYVKNTQEIIVIDDLETDLPVIDNYLIQRQPKSVLCMPLLNQGSLIGILYLKNRLTRGVFTEERIQTINILCTQAAISLENARLYGKVQQTLTDLQQAQLKLVQSEKMSALGGLVAGVAHEINNPVGCILGNVGATQEYISDLLGLLDLYAEELPHPSDGLKEELEAVDLEYVREDLPKLIRAMEDSGDRITSISKSLRVFSRADTDQKQRFDIHEGMESTILILRHRLKANPERPEIKVISDYGDIPPIDCFPGQLNQVFMNILANAIDALDEANLHSHFADIEKCSPQITIRTEVDNNQVKITISDNGRGISETVQDKIFEHLFTTKKAGQGTGLGLAIAHQIIVKKHGGSLTVQSELGQSTTFCIQLPISSIS